A genomic region of Ewingella sp. CoE-038-23 contains the following coding sequences:
- a CDS encoding tetratricopeptide repeat-containing glycosyltransferase — MVTICLNMIVRDESHIIKKTLSNILDKIPISSWVICDTGSSDNTPKLIREFFAQRKVPGKLYHDQWIDFSHNRNLALNRCDGMSDYILFFDADDRIEGTVDTSNLTHHSYFLKMSNETHSVTYYRKLLVRNGLSFKWRGVLHEYLEDKYHDTGTINSDHFIISGRTGSRNNTCRKYHRDAEILATAYHQCKEQDLMPRYAFYCAQSYHDAAVQDEKNRSELYSRSIEWYLLRLKLSGFTEERYFSLLRIGLIHERSGRISDAIPFLLEAFEENPLRAESLYHLARIYRSLGKNNLAFRFAKMAKEIKKPIGNFLFLDNVIYDNWIDYEIMVNAIEIGLYPIAYHSARELLTFGTNPSATSKATEIINFLISRSLITVVDQDIIKKSTKNSV; from the coding sequence GTGGTCACAATCTGCCTTAACATGATTGTGCGAGATGAATCGCACATTATAAAAAAGACCCTTTCTAATATTTTAGATAAAATACCGATTTCATCGTGGGTCATTTGTGACACTGGTTCATCAGATAATACTCCCAAACTGATTAGGGAGTTTTTTGCGCAAAGGAAGGTACCTGGTAAATTATATCACGATCAATGGATTGATTTTTCACATAACCGAAACTTGGCACTAAACCGATGCGATGGCATGTCTGACTATATACTCTTTTTCGACGCAGACGACAGAATTGAGGGAACAGTTGATACATCTAATCTAACCCATCATAGTTATTTCCTGAAAATGAGTAATGAAACACATTCTGTCACTTATTACAGGAAACTACTCGTCCGCAACGGATTATCATTCAAATGGCGTGGTGTGTTACATGAGTATCTTGAAGATAAATACCATGATACCGGAACTATTAATAGCGACCATTTCATCATTTCAGGGCGTACTGGATCGCGTAACAATACATGTAGAAAGTATCATCGCGATGCAGAGATATTAGCAACAGCATATCATCAGTGTAAAGAACAAGATTTAATGCCCAGATATGCTTTTTATTGCGCACAGTCATACCATGATGCTGCAGTGCAGGATGAGAAAAACAGGTCTGAGTTGTATAGTAGATCTATTGAATGGTATCTACTGCGCCTGAAGTTGTCCGGCTTCACAGAAGAACGGTATTTTAGTCTGCTTAGAATTGGCCTTATTCATGAGCGTTCAGGGAGAATTTCAGATGCTATCCCTTTTTTACTAGAGGCCTTTGAAGAAAATCCCCTCAGGGCAGAAAGTTTATACCATTTGGCAAGAATATATCGTTCACTTGGGAAAAATAACTTGGCATTTAGGTTCGCTAAAATGGCTAAGGAAATAAAAAAACCAATAGGTAACTTTCTCTTCCTTGATAATGTGATATACGATAACTGGATTGATTATGAGATAATGGTCAACGCAATTGAAATAGGTTTATATCCGATCGCTTACCATTCAGCACGTGAACTACTGACATTTGGCACAAATCCATCTGCCACATCGAAGGCTACGGAGATTATTAATTTTTTGATATCCCGTTCACTTATAACAGTTGTTGATCAGGATATCATAAAAAAATCAACTAAAAATAGTGTCTAA
- a CDS encoding Fic/DOC family protein — MAKYELNSAEELYQPGSGDLVLANKLEITDEEEMEALESGLLLMLYEQLFIEGQPPAALAFEHISCWHRQWLGNVYDWAGRLRNANLTKDGFQFAAADRIPLLLDGFEKQFLSRSGELKFLTRPELVRYLAECHVEFILNHPFREGNGRLSRLLCDVLSVLAGKGLLDYSLWDEHKAFYFKAIQAGVSGNYSPMMQLVSDILPD; from the coding sequence TTGGCAAAGTATGAGCTTAATTCGGCAGAAGAGCTATATCAGCCAGGCTCTGGAGATTTGGTGCTGGCTAATAAGTTAGAGATCACTGATGAAGAGGAAATGGAGGCGCTGGAATCGGGCTTGCTGCTGATGCTGTATGAACAGCTATTTATCGAAGGCCAGCCGCCTGCTGCATTGGCATTTGAGCATATCAGTTGCTGGCATCGCCAGTGGCTGGGGAATGTGTATGACTGGGCTGGGAGGTTACGCAATGCCAATCTGACTAAAGATGGTTTTCAGTTTGCCGCTGCCGACAGGATCCCGCTTCTTCTTGATGGTTTCGAGAAGCAGTTTCTCTCCAGGTCTGGTGAACTCAAATTCCTAACTCGTCCGGAGTTGGTTCGTTATCTGGCTGAATGCCATGTGGAGTTTATTTTGAACCACCCATTCAGAGAAGGTAACGGGCGTCTGTCGAGACTACTTTGCGATGTATTGTCGGTTCTGGCGGGAAAGGGTTTACTGGATTACAGCTTGTGGGATGAACACAAGGCGTTTTACTTTAAGGCAATACAAGCGGGTGTCTCAGGGAACTACAGCCCTATGATGCAGCTGGTGAGCGATATATTGCCAGATTAA
- a CDS encoding YfjI family protein — MFKNKKSKQNEDLCLRFQTLPTFAQQLISYIHYKTGAAAEIILTVLLGVMAFSCQDKFDVQLKNGKTFTSLYLLTLAKSGSRKSTVFKMLMEPIYQLEKKLKNDFLVQEKLYLLKLASWETESKELKKQFSKAIRQQINITEAYNTLEECLRRKPIKPVHKRLIINDTTIEGLKKELTLRSPSLMLSSDEAGGLFFDSNLFRNSSSLNSLWGEGRIADSRASRDSYDVDDVRFSILLLLQPDLFNESQHKLGKNARNSGYSARLSLIDLEQCPELISIPDYESWPDISVLDNFFSIITKHLQDGINRREKNNNRICITFSEDADEAWKRQSKIIRQLMKRGGSLQNYDDFGARIMEQTSRIAGVIQMFITPDSPIITEETFKSASQISQWLLNHSITKIEATREPTDAEKLMRYFDENIINNGSYDFRRNHIIKKGPYSVRCSEKLNPALDKLENDGMVQLFQSGGVNYIKVIGSTISPLKLAEALGVPIADSGSITMNKLPRVE; from the coding sequence ATGTTTAAAAATAAAAAATCTAAGCAGAATGAAGATCTCTGTTTGAGATTTCAGACACTACCCACTTTCGCGCAACAATTAATAAGTTATATACATTATAAAACTGGAGCTGCTGCAGAGATTATTTTAACAGTATTGCTCGGGGTAATGGCATTCTCCTGTCAGGATAAATTTGATGTTCAACTGAAAAATGGGAAAACCTTTACATCACTTTATCTTCTGACTCTTGCAAAGTCCGGCAGTAGAAAATCAACCGTATTTAAAATGTTGATGGAACCGATATATCAACTAGAAAAAAAACTGAAGAATGATTTTTTAGTACAAGAAAAACTTTATCTATTAAAACTAGCTTCTTGGGAGACTGAATCTAAAGAGCTAAAAAAGCAATTTAGCAAAGCTATTCGCCAACAGATTAATATAACTGAAGCGTATAATACACTTGAGGAATGCCTAAGAAGAAAACCAATTAAACCAGTACACAAACGCCTGATTATTAACGACACAACCATTGAGGGACTTAAAAAGGAATTAACGCTTAGGTCACCATCATTAATGCTTAGCTCCGATGAAGCTGGAGGTTTATTTTTTGACAGTAACTTGTTTCGCAATAGCTCCTCTCTCAACTCTCTTTGGGGTGAAGGTAGAATTGCAGATAGTAGAGCATCTCGTGATAGCTACGATGTTGATGATGTTCGCTTCAGTATCTTGTTGTTACTGCAGCCTGATTTATTTAATGAGTCTCAGCATAAATTGGGGAAAAATGCTCGGAACTCAGGCTATTCAGCTCGTTTATCATTAATTGATCTAGAGCAATGCCCTGAGCTAATTAGTATTCCTGATTATGAATCATGGCCTGATATATCAGTACTTGATAATTTTTTTTCTATTATTACCAAGCATTTGCAAGACGGTATAAATCGCAGAGAAAAAAATAATAACCGAATTTGTATTACTTTTTCTGAAGATGCAGATGAAGCATGGAAGAGACAAAGTAAAATAATCCGGCAACTCATGAAAAGAGGAGGAAGTCTTCAGAATTATGATGATTTTGGTGCAAGGATAATGGAACAGACCTCGAGAATAGCAGGTGTAATACAAATGTTTATTACGCCTGATTCACCAATAATTACTGAGGAGACATTTAAGTCTGCATCACAAATAAGCCAATGGTTATTGAACCATTCTATCACTAAAATTGAAGCAACCCGAGAACCTACAGATGCTGAAAAATTGATGCGATACTTTGATGAAAACATTATTAATAACGGATCTTATGATTTTAGAAGGAATCATATTATTAAAAAAGGCCCTTATTCAGTCAGATGTTCGGAAAAACTGAATCCAGCGTTAGATAAACTTGAGAATGATGGAATGGTACAATTATTCCAAAGTGGAGGTGTTAATTACATTAAAGTCATTGGTTCAACAATAAGTCCTTTAAAGTTGGCTGAAGCTCTAGGTGTTCCCATCGCTGACTCGGGATCAATTACGATGAATAAACTACCTCGGGTTGAATAA
- a CDS encoding IS3 family transposase (programmed frameshift) has product MRKARFTEHQIIAVLKSVEAGRTVRDVCREAAISEVSYYNWKAKYGGMEAADIKKIKDLEDENRRLKQMFADLSLECRALKDVIEKKPLKPVIKRELASYLISQFAMSIRQACRMLSLSRTVFFYQPDTRRDEPVVQALTEAAERYPRYGFKKLFQVIRRQGHAWDHKRIHRIYCLLKLNFRRKGKQRLPVRNPAPLAIPEALNQCWSIDFMHDALVCGRRFRTFNVVDDFNREALKIEIDLNIPAQRVVRVLDRIVANRGYTLKMRMDNGPELVSVALAQWAEEHGVMLEFIKPGKPTQNAFIERFNRTYRTEVLDFYLFRTLDEAREITEHWLMEYNSERPHESLNNLTPEEYRLMAENDLFPSFSTVVK; this is encoded by the exons ATGCGTAAAGCCCGATTCACTGAACATCAGATAATCGCTGTTTTGAAGTCCGTCGAAGCCGGACGGACGGTCAGGGATGTCTGCCGTGAGGCCGCTATTTCAGAGGTCAGCTATTATAACTGGAAGGCAAAATATGGCGGAATGGAGGCTGCCGATATCAAGAAAATCAAAGATCTGGAAGATGAAAATCGACGTCTTAAACAGATGTTTGCTGATCTAAGCCTGGAATGCCGTGCACTGAAAGATGTTATTGAAAAAAAGC CTTTAAAACCAGTGATAAAACGTGAGCTCGCCAGCTATCTGATTTCTCAGTTTGCAATGAGCATACGTCAGGCATGCAGGATGTTATCACTGAGCAGGACGGTGTTTTTCTATCAGCCCGATACCCGGCGTGATGAGCCCGTGGTTCAGGCCCTGACTGAAGCGGCCGAACGTTATCCGCGATACGGTTTTAAGAAACTTTTCCAGGTCATTCGCCGACAAGGTCACGCCTGGGATCATAAACGCATTCACCGAATTTACTGTCTGTTAAAACTGAATTTTCGCCGTAAAGGGAAACAACGTCTGCCGGTACGGAATCCGGCACCACTGGCAATACCTGAGGCACTCAACCAGTGCTGGTCGATTGATTTTATGCATGATGCATTAGTCTGTGGCAGACGATTCAGAACCTTCAATGTCGTGGATGATTTTAACCGCGAAGCGCTGAAAATTGAAATTGACCTGAATATCCCGGCACAGCGGGTTGTCCGGGTGCTGGACAGGATAGTGGCGAACCGGGGCTATACACTGAAAATGAGGATGGATAATGGACCCGAACTTGTCTCAGTTGCTCTGGCGCAATGGGCAGAGGAACATGGCGTCATGCTGGAATTTATCAAACCCGGAAAACCGACGCAGAATGCGTTTATTGAGCGCTTTAACCGGACATACCGTACAGAAGTTCTGGACTTTTATCTGTTCAGAACGCTGGATGAAGCGCGGGAAATTACAGAGCACTGGCTGATGGAATATAACAGTGAACGACCCCATGAGTCCCTGAATAACCTGACGCCGGAAGAATACCGGTTAATGGCTGAAAATGATCTCTTCCCTTCTTTCAGTACCGTTGTAAAGTAG
- a CDS encoding PilZ domain-containing protein — MHQLDINDKYEKIAILRDEMKKKTSGVMVVEGGEVGVARISNVGVGVDSFSFYCEDSFIINEVIELKLYSDIGQINILSKSIGRYGAQGEYMEASIPIKMIITQRRKERRFTLRKIDNFYCYGKFRNGESYRYDISDISLGGCALISFQPNMRFLVDGGILKNSVISLPKKVSLNISLRIASISYNTIIHDDKIINFVTKISCEFLFQNDYQRNTINQVILDLTNNIRKGHNRYY, encoded by the coding sequence ATGCACCAATTAGACATAAATGATAAATATGAAAAGATTGCTATTCTGCGTGATGAGATGAAGAAAAAAACTTCAGGGGTAATGGTAGTTGAGGGTGGGGAGGTTGGTGTCGCAAGGATATCAAACGTTGGTGTTGGAGTCGACTCTTTCTCATTTTATTGCGAAGATAGTTTTATAATAAATGAAGTCATTGAACTTAAACTGTATAGTGATATAGGTCAAATAAACATTTTATCCAAGAGCATAGGAAGATATGGTGCCCAAGGGGAATATATGGAAGCCAGCATACCTATCAAAATGATTATTACTCAACGCCGTAAAGAACGGCGATTTACCCTGAGAAAAATTGACAATTTCTATTGCTATGGTAAGTTCAGAAACGGTGAGAGCTATAGATATGATATCTCTGATATATCATTGGGGGGATGCGCTCTAATAAGTTTTCAACCAAATATGCGATTTTTAGTTGATGGAGGTATCCTGAAAAATTCAGTAATTTCCCTCCCAAAGAAGGTAAGCTTGAATATCTCATTAAGGATAGCATCTATTTCATATAACACTATCATACATGACGATAAAATAATTAATTTCGTAACTAAAATATCTTGCGAGTTTCTTTTTCAAAATGACTATCAACGTAATACCATAAATCAGGTAATATTAGACTTAACCAATAATATCCGGAAGGGACATAATAGATACTATTAG
- a CDS encoding tyrosine-type recombinase/integrase, with protein sequence MAANLTETAIRGLKTKSMSYYEWSNSAQRGTGRLGVKVQPSGSKIFYFRYYVEKGKKEKFIQLGIWPEMKLVTANELAKKYGAWLVEGKEPQQELEQQRLAAQHIMQIHRSQGSFEELVHGYVNKMKLDNKRTWADVLKRLEKECYTVIPRETKAKDVTPLQIKTILSGIIQRDAVVHANRIRSYLMAAFNYGLKADNDPMNTSVGITFGLEVNPVSAIPKQSSAEKVGDTWLTLEELRFVMEQFAQATNVGPLMQHLIRFCVYAGGQRPFEMIASQWSAIDWQQKTLLVIADVSKNKREHLIPLTESALLELDSVKELTKESSSPYIFPLSTNNERPVRTDSLARSIMYFRAFNLEFKVFTARDLRRTCKTLMGEAGISKEIRDRIQNHALNDVSSKHYDRYDYLTEKRRALETWEDRINHYQQQTESNVVSLFGRR encoded by the coding sequence ATGGCCGCTAATCTTACCGAGACAGCTATCCGTGGATTAAAGACAAAAAGTATGTCGTACTACGAATGGAGCAATAGCGCTCAACGTGGTACCGGCAGGCTTGGTGTCAAAGTTCAGCCTTCAGGTAGCAAGATTTTTTATTTCCGTTACTACGTTGAGAAAGGCAAGAAAGAAAAGTTCATTCAATTGGGCATCTGGCCTGAGATGAAACTGGTGACGGCCAATGAGCTGGCGAAAAAATACGGAGCTTGGCTTGTTGAAGGAAAAGAGCCCCAGCAAGAGCTTGAGCAACAGCGTCTGGCCGCGCAGCACATTATGCAGATCCATCGTTCTCAGGGATCGTTTGAAGAACTGGTGCATGGCTACGTTAATAAGATGAAGCTCGACAATAAGCGGACTTGGGCTGACGTCCTGAAACGTCTTGAAAAAGAGTGCTATACGGTTATTCCTCGTGAGACCAAAGCGAAGGATGTAACACCTTTGCAGATCAAAACCATCCTCTCAGGCATTATCCAACGTGATGCCGTTGTCCATGCAAACCGCATTCGTTCCTACTTGATGGCGGCATTTAACTACGGGCTTAAAGCCGATAACGATCCGATGAATACCAGCGTGGGTATTACATTCGGGCTTGAAGTTAATCCGGTATCGGCCATACCGAAGCAGTCCTCGGCGGAGAAAGTGGGTGATACATGGTTAACGCTGGAAGAGCTACGTTTTGTCATGGAGCAGTTCGCTCAGGCAACTAACGTTGGGCCGCTGATGCAGCACCTAATCCGCTTCTGTGTTTATGCTGGCGGGCAGCGACCATTTGAAATGATTGCCAGCCAGTGGAGTGCAATTGACTGGCAGCAAAAGACGTTACTGGTCATAGCTGATGTGTCGAAAAACAAGCGTGAACACCTGATCCCGTTGACTGAATCGGCACTACTAGAATTAGACTCAGTGAAAGAGCTGACGAAGGAAAGCAGCAGTCCCTATATTTTTCCTCTATCGACCAACAATGAGCGCCCGGTGCGTACCGATAGTCTGGCGCGTTCCATCATGTATTTTCGGGCCTTTAATCTCGAGTTTAAAGTTTTCACGGCGCGAGATTTACGTCGCACTTGTAAAACGCTAATGGGGGAGGCTGGGATTAGCAAAGAGATCCGCGACCGTATCCAGAATCACGCTTTGAATGACGTCAGCTCGAAACACTATGACCGTTATGATTATCTGACTGAAAAGCGCAGGGCGCTTGAGACTTGGGAAGATAGGATTAACCACTATCAGCAACAGACGGAGAGTAACGTCGTCAGCCTGTTTGGGAGGAGGTAA
- a CDS encoding inovirus Gp2 family protein: MKSQYSLSSEEIDELVAIAFSMYSSPINPDILNALLKMVYDMLEQHNRIFAIRTDLRFAQSHVPGEPDLPLCFQRDNVQAITRFSESLKSQLRADHHRSMRPGNPTLPSYGWCRERDTGEHPHYHLVLLFNRDVYTYLGNYQERDADNMATRIQKAWCSAIGLHHDDYATLAEFPPNPVYRFSRNDALERSPVYWDFLVRLAYLAKTRTKDNYGGYRNFGTSQCVRLGGLAC, translated from the coding sequence ATGAAATCACAATATTCACTTAGTAGTGAAGAGATAGATGAATTAGTAGCGATAGCATTCAGTATGTATAGTTCACCTATTAATCCAGATATTCTCAACGCATTACTTAAGATGGTCTACGATATGCTTGAGCAGCATAATCGGATATTCGCTATTCGCACTGACCTAAGATTCGCTCAGTCTCATGTGCCGGGAGAACCTGATTTACCATTATGCTTCCAACGAGATAATGTACAGGCCATTACTCGTTTCTCTGAGTCACTGAAAAGCCAGTTGCGGGCAGATCACCATAGGTCCATGAGACCGGGTAACCCGACATTACCATCTTATGGGTGGTGCAGAGAACGGGATACTGGTGAACATCCCCATTACCATTTGGTGCTATTGTTCAACAGAGATGTCTATACGTATTTGGGGAATTACCAAGAGCGGGATGCTGATAACATGGCTACCCGCATACAGAAAGCCTGGTGCAGTGCTATAGGGCTTCATCACGATGATTATGCAACATTAGCTGAATTCCCACCCAATCCCGTTTATAGGTTTAGCAGGAACGATGCCTTAGAGCGTAGCCCTGTCTACTGGGACTTTCTCGTTCGATTAGCTTATTTGGCCAAAACGAGAACCAAGGATAACTATGGCGGTTACCGTAACTTTGGCACAAGCCAGTGTGTACGCTTAGGTGGATTGGCCTGTTAA
- a CDS encoding helix-turn-helix transcriptional regulator, translating to MSTTSIIPTPEQRLKILHVYGEKGDRLVREKERKYITTISRSTAWKLEKAGKFPRRKSLGAKSCGWLLSDLLYWINKK from the coding sequence ATGAGTACAACATCTATCATTCCAACCCCTGAACAACGGCTGAAAATCCTGCATGTTTACGGTGAAAAAGGCGACCGTTTAGTACGGGAAAAAGAGCGTAAGTATATCACTACTATTTCTCGGTCCACGGCATGGAAACTTGAAAAAGCTGGTAAGTTTCCTCGTCGTAAATCACTGGGGGCTAAATCATGTGGTTGGTTGCTCAGCGATCTTTTGTACTGGATAAATAAAAAATAA
- a CDS encoding IS3 family transposase (programmed frameshift) codes for MKKTRYTEEQIAFALKQAETGTRVEEVCRKMGISEATFYNWKKKFGGMGVTELRRLRQLEEENQRLKRLVADLSLDKEMLQDVIRKKFLRPPQKREAVEYLLAAYRIGVRRGCRLIMQSRTVYHYCSHRDDRAITQRIREIAETRIRYGCQRIHILLRREGWLVNHKKTHRIYCLEGLNLRSKRPRRHVTARHRKGRPQVLVADQCWSMDFVADNLFNGRRIRALTIVDNFSRECLAIEVGQGLRGENVVAVLERLKLSWGRVPQRLQTDNGSEFISKSMDRWAYENQVTMDFSRPGKPTDNAFIESFNGSLRDECLNVHWFLSLEDAQEKIECWRQEYNHFRPHSSLNNLTPAEFARSHQKGPDL; via the exons ATGAAAAAGACGCGTTATACCGAGGAACAAATTGCTTTTGCACTCAAACAGGCTGAAACCGGCACTCGTGTCGAGGAAGTCTGCAGAAAGATGGGGATTTCTGAGGCGACATTTTACAATTGGAAGAAGAAATTTGGCGGCATGGGCGTCACGGAATTACGCCGTCTTCGCCAGCTTGAGGAAGAGAATCAGCGCCTCAAACGTCTCGTCGCCGATCTGAGTCTGGACAAGGAGATGCTGCAGGATGTCATTCGAAAAAAGT TTCTGAGGCCGCCGCAGAAGCGGGAAGCAGTTGAATATCTGCTGGCGGCCTACCGTATCGGTGTACGCAGAGGATGCCGTCTGATAATGCAGAGTCGCACGGTTTATCATTACTGTAGTCATCGTGACGACAGGGCTATTACCCAACGGATACGGGAAATTGCAGAAACGCGTATCCGTTATGGCTGCCAGCGCATTCATATTCTTTTGCGCCGTGAGGGCTGGCTGGTTAACCATAAGAAAACACACCGTATTTACTGCCTTGAGGGGCTCAACCTGCGTTCGAAACGCCCACGCCGGCATGTGACCGCCAGACACCGGAAAGGACGGCCTCAGGTGCTTGTTGCAGATCAGTGCTGGAGCATGGATTTCGTTGCTGATAACCTGTTCAACGGGCGTCGGATCAGGGCGCTAACTATAGTCGATAATTTTAGTCGGGAATGTCTGGCGATCGAAGTCGGTCAGGGGTTACGGGGCGAGAATGTTGTGGCTGTTCTGGAGCGGTTGAAGCTGTCGTGGGGGCGTGTTCCGCAAAGGCTGCAGACAGACAACGGCAGCGAGTTTATCTCTAAATCGATGGACCGTTGGGCCTATGAAAATCAGGTGACGATGGACTTCTCACGGCCCGGAAAGCCTACGGATAATGCCTTTATAGAGTCATTTAATGGCAGCCTGAGGGATGAATGTCTGAACGTACACTGGTTCCTTTCTTTGGAAGATGCTCAAGAGAAAATTGAATGCTGGCGGCAGGAATATAATCACTTTCGCCCACATTCTTCGTTAAATAATCTGACTCCGGCAGAATTTGCCCGAAGTCATCAAAAAGGTCCGGATCTCTAG